CACGTCGCGCCCAGCCGCCCATGGGCAGCGGTCGGACGTCGTACCGGATGCCCGCTCGGGGCGGCACGGCCCCGGCGGCGAACTTCGGACCCGGCACCGGGACCAGGTCCGGTGCGGCCAGCCCGGTCACGCCCAGCGTGCCCAGCGCCTCCGTCGCCGCCGGCCCGACAAGCGACAACAGCGCCCGCTCGGCTGTCGCGTCGCGCGGCTCGACCCTGCTGAAGAACCGCATCTTCTCCAGGTACGACAGCAGACCCTCGGTCGCGCCCGGCTCGGTGTCCAACCAGGTGGTCTCGCCGTCCTCGGCGACCAGGGCGTGCTGCTCGACGTGCCCGTGCGGGGAGAGCACCAGCAGCTCGGTGCCCTCGCCGGCGGCCAGCGTCGACAGGTGCTGCGAGGTGATCGTGTGCAGCCAGCCGGCGCGTTCCTCGCCGGGCACCGCGATGATCCCCCGGTGCGACCTGTCGACCAGGCCGACCTCGGTGTCCAGGGTGCGCTGCTCCCGCAGCGGGTCGCCGTAGTGCGCGGCCACCCCCCGCACCCCGGCCGCGACGTGCGCCGGGTCCGGCTGGTCGCGGCTGGCCTCGTCGATGCTCTCGACGGCCACCGCGCCCGCGATGTCGATCATTTGTGATCCCCGTTCTCGCAGCGGTCGCAGACACCGAAGAGTGACACGTGCCCGATGTCCACCCGGAAACCCCGCTGCGCTGCCAACTGCTCGGCGAGCGGGCGGAGCAGCTCCGGATCGATCTCGTCGATCGCGCCGCACTCCCGGCAGACCAGGTGAACGTGTTGGTGCTCACCCGCCGCGTGGTAGGTCGGCGAACCGTGCGAGAGGTGGGTGTGGGTCACCAGGCCGAGCCGTTCCAGCAGCTCCAGCGTGCGGTAGATGGTGGTGATGTTGACGCCGGCGGCGACCTCCCGGACGGCGGTGTGCACCTGCTCCGGGGTGGCGTGGCCCAGATCGAGCACAGCCTGGAGGACGAGCTGCCGCTGGGCCGTCAGCCGCAGCCCACGGGCCCGGAGCATTTCCGCGAGGGAGGATTCGGACACCGTCCGATCATAGTTCGGCAGCCGTGACTGCCCCGCCGCGCGACTGCCGTCGCTACCCTCGACCCTCATGGCGACGTCCTTCACCGACCCGGACCCGGTCGGCCCGACCACGCGGATCGCCGTACTCGGACACGGCCCGGTCCCCGCCGCCGAGCCCGTGGTACGCGGCGACGACCGTGGCGTCCTGCACGGCGACGGGCTCTTCGAGAGCATGCACCTGCGCCAGGGCCGGCCGTGGCTGCGCGACGAGCACCTGGCCCGGCTGGCCGCGTCGGCAGCCGCCATCGAGTTGGCCCTGCCCGACGCCGCCGCGCTCACCGACCTGCTCGACACGGTCTGCGCCGACTGGCCGGCGCGTGTCGAGGGAGCGCTGCGGTTGGTCTGCACGCGGGGCCCGGAGGGCGGCGGGCCGACGGTCTACGCCACGCTGAGCGAGGTGCCGGTGGCGGCGCGGGGGGCGCGACGGGACGGGATCAGCGTCGCGACCCTGCCGCTGGGGGTGCCCGCCACCGCCCGCGCCGAGGTGACCTGGCTGCCCACCGGGATCAAGTCCACCTCGTACGCCGTCAACAGCGCCGCCCGCCGCTGGGCGCGCGGCAACGGGGTGGACGACGTGCTCTGGGTCTCCTCCGACGGGTACGCCCTGGAGGGACCCACGGCCAACGTGGTGTGGCTCACCGGGGACACGCTCCGTACGGTGCCGCCCGCCAGCACCGGCATCCTGCCCGGAACGACAGTCGCCTGGCTGCTCGCCCACGTCGGCGAGCTGGGCCTGAGCGCCGCCGAACGGATGGTCACGCCGGCCGAGCTGCACGCCGCCGACGGGGTGTGGTTCGCCTCGTCGGTGCGTGGGCTCACCGAGGTGCACACGCTGGACGGGGTGCGCCGGGACCGCTGCCCGCGGACTCCCGCCCTGCACGCGCTGCTGGGTTTCCCCGTCGACTGACCGTCAGCCGTCGACCCGGACGGTGAGCGTCAGCCGCCGACCCGGACGAGCCGGGCCGAGAGGTGCGGGCTGAGCGGGTGACCCACCGCCGCCATCTCCTGGGCGTAGAGCAGCGCGCCCTCGACGATGCCGAAGAGGCGGAGCCCGCCGGTGACCTCCTTGGCGGTCGCCGTCCGGACCACCGCGTCGGTGGCGAACTCGATCTGGGTGCCGGTGCGCTTGCCGAGGTGCAGCTCCATCACCCCGGTGGGGGTCGTGAGCAGGGCCTCCAGCTCGTCGGTCGCCCGACCGTCCACCAGCACCGGTCGCCACCAGCCGACCTCGCGCCCGGCCGGGCGGACGGGCCTGCTCTGCTCGTCGAGGATCCAGGCACGCGACTCGTAGTGCAGGAACGGCCGGCCGTCGTGGCTGATCCGGATCTCCTGCGCGTAGTCGAAGTCCTCGATGGTGGGGAAGCCACCCTTGCCCCGGCCGCGCCACAGACCGACGTACGGCAGCAGACCGTCGAGCGCCGGGTGCAGCTTCGGGCCGACCCGCAGGTCGTGACTCTCCTCGAACGGGTACTCCTCGACCGGCGGCGCGTTCAGCCACGGTGGCTGCAGCGGGTTCTCGTCGCTCACCAGCGTCCCCTCGAAATGCGTACGGCCAGGTAGACCAGGCCACCCGCGAGCCCGCCCAGGCCGGCGACCAGCAGGCTGACGAACCCGATCTCGGTAACCATCGTGACCATCCTATGCTGGGTCTCATGGCCCGCTCTCTCGTCGTCAAGGTCACCGCTGGGGCGGAGGCCCCGGAACGGTGCGCGCAGGCGTTCACGGTCGCCGCCACGGCGGTCGCCGCCGGTGTGGACGTCTCGCTCTGGCTGACCGGGGAGTCGACCTGGTTCGCGCTGCCCGGCCGCGCCCAGGAGTTCGAGCTGCCGCACTCCGCGCCGCTGGCCGAGCTGCTGCACGTCATCCTGACCAGCGGTCGGGTCACCGCCTGCACCCAGTGCGCGGCCCGGCGGGAGATCGGCCCGGACGACGTACTGCCCGGTGTGCGGATCGCGGGCGCCGCGGTCTTCGTCGAGGAGGCGTTGGCCGAGGGCGCGCAGGCACTTGTCTACTGACCACCGGCACCCCTCGGGCTGCGGCGTGGGCGGAGTACGGATACCGACCCGACATCTCGGACGGCTGCCTACGATTCGGATGTGACCGAGGCGACGGAGAGGTTCTTCGAATCACTGCCGACGCGTACCCCCGCCGTCCTGGGCGGCCTGGCCACCGGGACCCTCCAGATCGATCTCGGCACCGACCACCGGACCGAGCACTGGCTGGTCCGGATGCGGCCGGGGGCGGTACAGAGCAGCCGTGAGCGGGGCCCGGCCGACGCCATCTGGTACAGCAGCTCCGCCCTGTTCGACAGGCTGATCAGCGGAGAAGCTCAGGCGCTCGCGGCGGTGCTGCGCAACGAGAGCACGTTCAGCGGTGACGTGGTGCTCTTCCTGGCCTTCCGCCGCTTCTTCCCGAGCCCTCCGGGCACCCGCGACCCACGCGAGGTGGCCCGGGAGGCAGTCGGGCGGCGGGCGTGAAGGATCTCGTCAGCATCCTGGACGGCAACACCTTCCTGGTCAGCGACCGTCGCGGAGACATCGAACCGTCCTTCGCCTTCCCGACCGGGTTGTTCTCCTTCGACACGCGTTTCCTGTCCAGTTGGGTGCTCACTCTCAACGGCGAGCGCCTGCACGCCCTCTCCGTCGACGACAGCGAGTCGTACCGGACGACGTTCTTCCTCGCCCCCGGCGAACCCACCCACTACCTGGACGCCAAGGCGTCGGTGATCCGCAGCCGAGCGATCGGGGGCAGCTTTGACGAGGAGCTGACCGTGCTCAACCACTCCGGCGAGGAGGTCGACTTCACAGTCCGACTCGAGATGGGCAGTGACTTCGCCGACCTGTTCGAGATCAAGCACGCCCAGGAGAAGGTCGGGCGGACGACAATCGCGGTGACCGACAACGAGCTGCGGTTGACGTACCGGCGGGAGGCGTTCCACCGGGAGACAGTGGTCCGCTCCACGGTGCCGGCGCAGGTGGACGCCTCCGGGATGACCTTCCGGGTCCGGATCGACAGCAACAGCGAGTGGACCACAGGGCTGCACGTCTCCACAGTCGTCTACGGGGCCCGCGGCGAGGACATCCGAGCCACCCTGCCGTACGCGGGCAGCCGCGGCGGCGACGCCATCCGCGCCGAGCAGCAGAAGCTGATCGACCGGGCCCCGAAGCTCGGCTGTGACTGCGAGCCGTTGGCCGGGGCGTACCGGCGCAGCCTCAACGACCTGGCCGCTCTGCGGTACGAGTCGATCGCGCTCGGCGTACGGCTGATCGCCGCCGGTCTGCCGTGGTTCATGACCCTGTTCGGCCGGGACAGCATCATCACCTCGTTGCAGGTGCTGCCGTTCCTGCCGGAGCTGATCCCGCCGACGATCCTCATGCTGGCCGGCCTTCAGGGGCACCGGGTGGACGACTTCCGGGACGAGGAGCCCGGCAAGATCCTGCACGAGCTGCGGTACGGCGAGACCGCCGGCTTCGAGGAGCAGCCGCACTCGCCGTACTACGGGTCGGCCGACTCGACGCCGCTGTTCGTCATCCTGATCGACGAGTACGAGCGCTGGACCGGCGACACCGCGCTTGTCAAGCGGCTGGAGCCGCAGGTCCGGGCGGCCCTGGAGTGGATCGACACGTACGGCGACCTGCTCGGCACCGGCTATCTCTGGTATCGGACCCGTAACCCGGAGACCGGGTTGCAGAACCAGTGCTGGAAGGACTCCTGGGACGCCATCTCGTACGCCGACGGTCGGATGCCGGACTTCCCCCGGGCCACCTGCGAGTTGCAGGGCTACGCGTACGACGCGAAGGTCCGGGCCGCCCGGCTGGCTCGGAAGGTCTGGAACGATCCGGAGTACGCCGACCGGTTGGAGCGGGAGGCGGCGGCGCTCAAGCAGCGGTTCAACCACGACTTCTGGATCGCCGACCGGGAGTACTACGCGCTCGCCCTGGACGCCGACGGCCGGCAGGTGGACGCGCTGACGTCGAACATCGGGCACCTGCTGTGGAGCGGGATCGTTGACGAGTCCCGGGCCGGCAAGGTGGTCGACCACCTGCTCGGGCCGCGACTGTTCTCCGGCTGGGGGGTGCGGACCCTCGCCGAGGGTGAGGGTCGGTACAACCCGATCGGCTACCACGTGGGCACCGTCTGGCCGTTCGACAACTCGATCATCGCCTGGGGCCTGGGCCGGTACGGCTACCGGGACGAGGCCGGGCGGATCTGCGACGCGATGCTCGCGGCGTCGCACTACTTCGACGGGCGGCTGCCGGAGGCGTTCGCCGGCTACGCCCGCAGCCGCACCGGCTACCCGGTGGAGTATCCGACCGCGTGCAGCCCGCAGGCCTGGTCGAGCGGCACCCCGCTGCTGTTGTTGCGGGTGATACTGGGGCTGGAGCCGCAGGGCGAGCACCTGATCATCGATCCGGCCGTGCCACCGGGCATGGGCCGGGTGGAGCTGCTGGACATTCCCGGTCGCTGGGGCCGGGTGGACGCCCTGGGTCGCAGCCGCGGTCCGCAGGATCAGGAGACGGACGGCTGACCCGGACGCGACGCCCGGCTCAACCGGGGCAGCCGACGGTGGCGGCCACCCGTGCGGAGTCCGGGCCGAGTTCGGCAAGCACTGTGACGTCGCCGGCGCGGTACGCGTACACCGGGGGGTTGTCCAGCAGCGGGGTGCCGCCGGCAAGCGGGGCGAGGGCGCCGGCCGCGGCCGGGCCGGACCCGGCGGCGGACCGTGCGGTACGGGCCAGGGCGCCGTCCGGGCACGGCGCGGTGACCAGCTCCGGCGCGGCGTCGCTCGAGCGGTCGAGCGCGGTCAGGGCGGCCGTCAGGGCGGTGGCCTCCGGGCCGGCGCCGGTGGCGGGCTTCGGGTCGTAACCGGCGCCAAGCGGACGGCAGCCGGTGTCGACTGTCAACCGGAGCCGGCCGTCCCCGGTCGGTCGCCCCTCGACGGCGACGAAGTCCCCGGCGTCGGCGTGCAGTTCCGGGCCGTCCAGGCCGGGGCCGACCCCGGCCCGCCAGGTCGCTGGAAGCCGATCGGCGATGCCTCTCAGCACGGCCTGCTCGGTGCCCACGGCCGCGAGCACGCCGACCTCGCGGCGCAACGCCGCCCCGTCGGAGAACGGGGTGACACGGCAGCCGGCGTTGATCCGCATCGCGCCCAGCTCCAGCAGCCCGGCCGCGCCGGCGGCCCGGGCCAGCTCACCGACCGCCCGGTCGACCACCGGGGCGGCCTCGTCGACGGAGCGCTGCTCGCGCACGGTCGGCGGGTCGTCGCGGACCGACATCCAGGCGAGCCCGGCCAACAGCACGGCCCACAGCACTGTCGCGACCAGCAGCCAGCGCCGCCCACGCCGGGCGGGTGCCGGCGTGGCGGGATCGCTCGACGGGGCCCACCCCGTCTGGACAGCACCGCTCACCCGGCCATGGTGTCACGGGCGGTCCGCCGCGCCGGAGGCAGCGGTCGGGGGCCGGGACGACGACGGGTCAGGCCGGCGGGGGCGGCGGATCGAGCCGGTAGCCGACCCCGCGCACGGTGTGCACCCGTGGCCCTCCCGGAAGGCCGCGCAGCTTGTGCCGGAGCCGCTTGATCGCGGAGTGCAGGATCGCCGTGTCGCCGAGGTACGCGCCGGCCCAGACCGCGGCGAAGAGCTGCTCGTAGCTCCACACCACAAGCGGCGGACCGACGAGCCGGGCGAGCAGCTCCCGTTCGTTACGGGTGAGCGGGAGTGGATCGCCGCGCCAGGTGACCAGGTGCCCGGCCCGGTCGACGACCAGCTCACCCCAACTGACCCGCCCCTGCGGCGGCGCCGGCGGGGTGGTCGGCCCGACGGCCGGCGTCGAGCCTCCCGACTGTGGGAACAGCATTGCCCGCAGCTGGGTCAGGTCGGCACAGGTCACGACCGGCCCGATCCCGTCGAGCTGCCGTAGCACCCGCTCGCGCACCGAGACGTCCGCACTGACGCAGACGACGATCGGGACCTCTGCACCACCCGCGACCACCACCCGATGATAGTGACGCATGCCGATGTATTTCGGGACCCCGTCCACTCCCGAAACGACGCCACGTCACTGACCAGGTACCGAACGGCGTTATTCAGTGAGCACCGTCCGAGCACGCCTGAGCAGGACTGTCAGCGGACGTGGGGGCGCCACCCCACCCCAACCGCCCGCTGCGCGGCCGTCCCGGCGGTGCGCGCCAGTCCCGAACACATCGGGACCCAATGTGGGGAGGAACAGTGCTCCGACCATCAACCCTGAGGTCCGCTCTCTGGCGGACGGCCGTGGCCTGCGGCGCGGCCCTGCTGGCCCTCACCGCCCAGCCCGCCGTCGCCGCCCGACCCGCGCCCGCGCCGGCCCGCGTGGACCAGCGACTGATCCGCCAGCTCGGCACGACGGGCAGCGCGACTTTCCTGGTCTACCTGCGGGACACCGCGCCGGTGGCGCGGACCGCGAAGCTGCGCGACCCGGACGACCGGGCGCGCGAGGTGCACCGGCTGCTCACGACGACCGCGCAGCGCACCCAGAAGGGCCTGCGCTCGCTGCTCACGACCCGCAAGGCGCCACACACCGCCTACTGGATCGCCAACGCGATACGCGTGACAGGCAACCGCACGCTGCTCGACGAGATCGCCAAGCGGCCCGAGGTCGGCCGGATCGAGCCGACCCGCAGCTACCGCCTGGTGCGCCCGACACCGACCGCCGCCAGCCACGTCGACGCCGACGGCACCGAGTGGGGACTCACCAACATCAACGCCCCGCAGGTGTGGAACGAGCTCGGCGACCGCGGCGAGGGCCTGGTGGTCGCCAACATCGACAGCGGCGTCCAGTACGACCATCCGGCGCTGGTCGGGGCGTACCGTGGGAACCTCGGCGGTGGCGCCTTCGACCACAACCACAACTGGTACGACCCGGCCGGCGTGTGCCCGAGCGCCGAGCCCTGCGACAACAGTGGCCACGGCACGCACACCATGGGCACGATGGTCGGCGACGACCACGCCGGCAACCAGATCGGTGTCGCCCCCGGCGCGAAGTGGATCACCGCGAAGGGGTGCGAGACCGACTCCTGCACCGACGCCTCGCTGCTCGCGGCCGGCCAGTGGGTGCTGGCCCCGACCGACCTGAACGGACAGAACCCCCGCCCCGACCTGCGCCCCGACGTGGTCAACAACTCCTGGGGCGGCGCCGGCGGCGACCCGTGGTTCCAGCAGACCATCGCGGCCTGGCGGGCGGCCGGCATCTTCGGGGTCTTCTCGGCGGGAAACGACGGCCCGGACTGCGGCAGCGCCGGCTCACCCGGAGACAACGCCAACGCGTACGCGGTCGGCTCGTACGACGTGCACGACGCGATCTCCGACTTCTCCGGCCGTGGCGACGGCACCGACGCGCGCTCGTACAAGCCGAACGTCGCCGCTCCGGGCAGCAACGTGCGCTCGAGCGTCCCGGGCAACACCTACGCCGCCTTCGACGGCACCTCGATGGCCGCGCCGCACGTCTCCGGCACCGTCGCGCTGCTCTGGTCGGCGGCTCCGAGCCTGAAGGGTGACGTCACGGCCACCGAGGAGCTGCTGGACCGGACCGCACGCGACGTCGACGCCACCGCCTGCGGAGGCACCGCCGCCGACAACAACGTCTTCGGCGAGGGCCGGCTGGACGCGTACGCGGCGGTGCGGGCCGCCCCGCGCGGCGCCGTCGGGCGGATCATCGGCACGGTCACCGCCGCCGGGAACGGCGACCCGATCGTCGGCGTGACAGTCGGCGACGGCACCCGCAGTGTCACCACCGGCACGGACGGCCGGTACGCGCTCACCCTGCCGGCAGGCGAGGCCACTGTCACCGTCAGCGCCTACGGGTACGCCGGGCAGACGGCCACCGTCACCGTCACCGACGGCGGCACTGTCACCGAGGACTTCGCCCTGGCGGCGAACCCGTCGGTCACCGTGCGCGGCCGGGTCACCGACGGCTCGGGGCACGGCTGGCCGCTGTACGCCCGGATCGATGTCGCCGGGCGTCCCGGTGGACCGGTGTTCACCGACCCGGCCACCGGGCGGTACTCGTTCACCGTGCCGGGCGACACCACGTACCGGCTGACCGTCACCTCCCGCTACCCCGGCTACCGCACGGTCACCCGGGACGTGGTCACCGGCGCCGGGCCGGCAACGGCCGACGTCGCCGTACCGGTTGAGGCCGTCTGCACGGCTTCCGGTTACGCCAGCAGCTTCGGCGCCCCGGTGCTGGCCGAGAGCTTCGACGGCGGCACCGCGCCGGACGGCTGGTCGGTGCGCAACCGCACCGACGACGGTGGCTGGGCCTTCACCGACCCCGGTGAGCGGGGCAACCTCACAGGCGGCAGCGGTGCCTTCGCCATCGCCGACAGCGACCGTCTCGGCTCCGGCAAGACCCAGGACACCGACCTGGTGTCCCCGACCGTCGACCTGCGCGCCACGCCCGCGCCGGTGCTGCGTTTCCGCAGCGACTGGCGGGCGGTAGGCGTGACCGACGCCGCCGACGTGGACGTCTCCACCGACGGCGGCGCCACCTGGACCACGGTCTGGCACCAGACCGGCAGTCGGCGTGGACCGCTGCTCGAGGAGGTGCCCCTGGACCCGGCGGCGGGAGCCTCCACGGTGCGGGTCCGGTTCCGCTTCCACGGCACCTTCGCCTGGTGGTGGCAGGTGGACGACGTACAACTGGTCAACCGCGACTGCGTGCCGGCCGCCGGTGGTCTGCTGCTCGGCGTGACCACCGACCGCAACACCGGCACGCCGCTCAACGGGGTCGCCGTGGTCAGCGCCGACCGGCCGACCGACCACGGGACGTCGGCGTCGACACCTGACGACCCGACCCTGCCAGACGGCTTCTACTGGCTCTTCTCCGGACTGACCGGGGCACATCCGTTCACCGCCGGCCGAAATCCGTACCAGACGAGCACGAAGACGGCGACAGTGACCGCCGACGAGGCCCGACGGCTTGACGTCGCGCTGGCCGCCGGTCGACTCACGGTCAGCCCGACGAGCGTCGAGTCGTACCAGCCGTACGCCAGCAACCGGACCACGACGGTGACGGTTCGCAACACCGGCAGCGCGCCGGCCGCCGTCAACCTGGTGGAGCGCGGCGGGCGGTTCGACAGGCTGTCCAGGGCCGGTGCGCCTCTGCGGGAGCAGAAGATGAAGGGGGTCAGCAAGGCCCGCGCGGGCACCGCGTACGGCGGGGCGGGGGCGAGGACCTCGGCCGCGCCCCGGGCACAGGACGCCTGGACCGGGATCGCCGACCTGCCGGCGGCGGTCTACGACAACGCGGCGGCCACCCTCGACGGCAAGGTCTACTCCGTCGGCGGTGGCGGCGGCAGTGGCCTGGAGGGCAAGGCCTGGCGCTACGACCCCGACACGGACGCGTGGGCCGCGCTGCCCGACCTGCCGACCGCCCGGGCCAAGCCGGTCGCGGCAGCGGTCGGCGGCAAGCTCTACGTCCTCGGCGGCTGGGGCGCCGACGACGACACGGTCGCCTCGGTGGACGTGTTCGACCCGGCCACGGGGAGTTGGAGCACGGTGGCCGGGGCGACCAACCCGTTCCCGGCCGCGGCGGCCGGCGGCGCGGTGACAGGTGGAAAGGTCTACCTGGTCGGTGGCTGCCTGGACAGCGACTGCACCGACTCGGACCGGCTCGTCGTCTTCGACCCGTCGACCGGCGCGTTCCACACCGGCGCCGCCTACCCGCATCCGGTCTCCTGGCTCTCCTGCGGCGGGATCGGCAGCGCGATCTACTGCGCCGGCGGCACCGGCAGCACCGAGCACACCGACGCCTACCGCTACGACCCAGCTTCGGACACCTGGCATCCGCTGCGGAACCTGCCCGTGGACCTCTGGGGTTCCCAGTACACGGCGGCCGGTGACCTGCTGGTCCTGGCCGGCGGGGTCACTGGCGCTTCGACCACGGTGACCAACCGGACCATCGCGTACGACCCGGTGGCCGGCAGTTGGCGGGACCTGCCCAACGTCCAGTTCGGCAGGTACCGGGGCGCCGCCGCCTGCGGCGCGTACAAGATCGGTGGTTCGCCGACGCCCTTCGTCGGCAGCGCCGAGAGTGAGCGGCTCAGCGGCCTGGACCTGTGCGGCGGGGAGGCGGACCTCCCCTGGCTCGCCACCACGCCCGGCACCTTCACCCTGGCCCCGGGCTCCTCCCGCACGGTCACCGTCAAGCTGACCGCCACGGCGACTGCCGGCGTGGCCCAGCCGGGCACCTACTCCGGTGAGCTGGGCGTCGCCTCCGACACGCCGTACCCGGTCGCAGCGGTGCCGGTGCGAATGAACGTGTCGCCGCCGGCCAGTTGGGGCAGGATCCAGGGCACCGTCACCGGGGTCACCTGCCGAGGAGCCACCGTCGGCGTCGCGGCGACGGTCCGGGTGAACCTGCAGGGTACGACGACCGGCTACACCCTGATCGCGGACGCCCAGGGCCGGTACGCCTGGTGGCTGCCGAAGGGCCGCTACGAGGTGATCGTCGCCAAGGACGCCTGGGTGCCGCAGACGCAGCGCACGCGGATCGAGGCCGGCATCGTCGACACGCTCGACGTCACCCTCGACCCGGTCTCGCCCTGCACGAAAGCCACTGGCATCTGACCGACACCAGCGGGTGGCCGGCGACCGTTCGGTCCCCGGCCACCTGCGGTGACGACGACCGGGGCCGGTCACCCAGGAGGGTGACCGGCCCCGGTCGATCAGAGCAGTGGGTCAGGCGACGGTGACTGTTACCTCGTTGATGCCCCGGCCGGCGGTGACGGCGGCGTCGCCGTTGCCGTGCCGGGACAGCGCCCGCAACGTCCAGGAACCCGGCGCGGCGAAGAACCGGAACTGGCCGGCCGCCGACGTGACCACCTCGGCGGTGAACTCACCTGTCGAGTCGAGCAGTCGGACGTACGCGCCCGGCACGGCCTCGTCCTCCGCCGAGCGGACGATGCCTGTGATGACGGTTTCCTTCTCCAGGTCCAGGCTGGCCGGCAGCGGCGCGGCCTGGTCGGGTGCGGCGCAACCCGCAGCTGTGGGAGCAGTCATGGCGATCACGCCTCCCCGGGCTCGTCGCCGAGCGCGACAGGCACGCCGACGAGCGACCCGTACTCGGTCCAGGAACCGTCGTAGTTCTTCACGTTGCGGTGCCCGAGCAGCTCCTGCAGCACGAACCAGGTGTGCGAGGAACGCTCGCCGATCCGGCAGTACGCGATGGTCTCCTTGCCGTCGTCAAGCCCCGCGTCGCCGTAGATCTTGCGCAGCTCGTCGTCGGACCGGAAGGTGCCGTCCTCGTTGGCGGCCTTGGACCACGGGACGCTGATCGCGGTCGGAATGTGACCGGCCCGCTGCGCCTGCTCCTGCGGCAGGTGGGCGGGGGCGAGCAGCCGACCGGCGAACTCGTCGGGGCTGCGCACGTCGACAAGGTTCTTGGTGCCGATCGCGGCGACGACCTCGTCGCGGAAGGCCCGGATGGAGGTGTCCGGCTCCTGCGCGACGTACTGGGTGGCCGGGCGGGTCGCCGTCTCGGTGACCAGCGGCCGGGCGTCCAGCTCCCACTTCTTGCGACCGCCGTCGAGCAGCTTCACGTCGCGGTGGCCGTAGAGCTTGAAGTACCAGTAGGCGTACGCCGCGAACCAGTTGTTGTTGCCGCCGTACAGGATGACGGTGTCGTCGTTGCTGATGCCCCGCTCGGACAGCAGCGCCTCGAACTGCGTCTTGTTGACGAAGTCGCGGCGGACCTGGTCCTGGAGGTCGGTCTTCCAGTCGATCTTGATGGCGCCGGCGATGTGGCCGGTCTCGTAGGCCGAGGTGTCCTCGTCGACCTCGACGAAGACGACGCCCGGGGCGTCAAGGTTCTTCTCGGCCCACTCGACCGAGACGAGTGCGGTGTCGCGACTCATCGAATCACTCCCTGGTGAGGATGGATGGTGAGCCAACGCGCGAATATCGATGGGTTGAACTGTCGCACCGCGCGCGGGACCCAGCGGAAGGACGGGATCACTGGTTCGTGCGACGGCGCCGCTGCCGGGCGTTCGGTGGGATCACCGCAAAGGGTCGAGGACCCTGCGTGCCGGTGGCCGCCGTCAGGCGGCCAGAAACAGCCCCGCCGTCAGATGACAGGGCGACACAGGCAGGTGGCCACGCGGCACAGGTCGACCGCGCGCCGTTTGGTGAGGTGGGTCCCCATGAGCACGGAGCCTACCAGCCAGTGACCGGGCTGCCACTGGACCGACCACCATCCGGGATCGTCCGGGCCGCGGGGCCGCTGCGGCGTCCCGCGGTCCGGACCATTGACGCGCCGCTTAGCCGGCAGAGTTGATGGGCACGTTCTTCGCGTCGGCGGTGACCGCCAGCCCCTCGGGCAACGGCCGAACCTCCCGGACCGCGAGCTGGAACGGCAGGTCGGGCAGCGGCACGTCGATGGAGATGCCCTCGGCGTACTTGTTCAGGATCGTGCGGGCCAGCGGCAGGTTCGGCAGGCCGGCGGCGTCCAGGTTGCTGAAGCGCAGGGCCACGGCGCCGTTCTTGGCGACTGTGACGTCGGCGGTGCCGGCCACTGTGAACTTCTGGCCGAGGATGTCGACCGGGGCGGTGACGGCGAGTTTGCCGCCCTGCTCGCCGAGGGTG
The DNA window shown above is from Micromonospora lupini and carries:
- a CDS encoding S8 family serine peptidase, whose protein sequence is MWGGTVLRPSTLRSALWRTAVACGAALLALTAQPAVAARPAPAPARVDQRLIRQLGTTGSATFLVYLRDTAPVARTAKLRDPDDRAREVHRLLTTTAQRTQKGLRSLLTTRKAPHTAYWIANAIRVTGNRTLLDEIAKRPEVGRIEPTRSYRLVRPTPTAASHVDADGTEWGLTNINAPQVWNELGDRGEGLVVANIDSGVQYDHPALVGAYRGNLGGGAFDHNHNWYDPAGVCPSAEPCDNSGHGTHTMGTMVGDDHAGNQIGVAPGAKWITAKGCETDSCTDASLLAAGQWVLAPTDLNGQNPRPDLRPDVVNNSWGGAGGDPWFQQTIAAWRAAGIFGVFSAGNDGPDCGSAGSPGDNANAYAVGSYDVHDAISDFSGRGDGTDARSYKPNVAAPGSNVRSSVPGNTYAAFDGTSMAAPHVSGTVALLWSAAPSLKGDVTATEELLDRTARDVDATACGGTAADNNVFGEGRLDAYAAVRAAPRGAVGRIIGTVTAAGNGDPIVGVTVGDGTRSVTTGTDGRYALTLPAGEATVTVSAYGYAGQTATVTVTDGGTVTEDFALAANPSVTVRGRVTDGSGHGWPLYARIDVAGRPGGPVFTDPATGRYSFTVPGDTTYRLTVTSRYPGYRTVTRDVVTGAGPATADVAVPVEAVCTASGYASSFGAPVLAESFDGGTAPDGWSVRNRTDDGGWAFTDPGERGNLTGGSGAFAIADSDRLGSGKTQDTDLVSPTVDLRATPAPVLRFRSDWRAVGVTDAADVDVSTDGGATWTTVWHQTGSRRGPLLEEVPLDPAAGASTVRVRFRFHGTFAWWWQVDDVQLVNRDCVPAAGGLLLGVTTDRNTGTPLNGVAVVSADRPTDHGTSASTPDDPTLPDGFYWLFSGLTGAHPFTAGRNPYQTSTKTATVTADEARRLDVALAAGRLTVSPTSVESYQPYASNRTTTVTVRNTGSAPAAVNLVERGGRFDRLSRAGAPLREQKMKGVSKARAGTAYGGAGARTSAAPRAQDAWTGIADLPAAVYDNAAATLDGKVYSVGGGGGSGLEGKAWRYDPDTDAWAALPDLPTARAKPVAAAVGGKLYVLGGWGADDDTVASVDVFDPATGSWSTVAGATNPFPAAAAGGAVTGGKVYLVGGCLDSDCTDSDRLVVFDPSTGAFHTGAAYPHPVSWLSCGGIGSAIYCAGGTGSTEHTDAYRYDPASDTWHPLRNLPVDLWGSQYTAAGDLLVLAGGVTGASTTVTNRTIAYDPVAGSWRDLPNVQFGRYRGAAACGAYKIGGSPTPFVGSAESERLSGLDLCGGEADLPWLATTPGTFTLAPGSSRTVTVKLTATATAGVAQPGTYSGELGVASDTPYPVAAVPVRMNVSPPASWGRIQGTVTGVTCRGATVGVAATVRVNLQGTTTGYTLIADAQGRYAWWLPKGRYEVIVAKDAWVPQTQRTRIEAGIVDTLDVTLDPVSPCTKATGI
- a CDS encoding winged helix-turn-helix domain-containing protein; this translates as MRHYHRVVVAGGAEVPIVVCVSADVSVRERVLRQLDGIGPVVTCADLTQLRAMLFPQSGGSTPAVGPTTPPAPPQGRVSWGELVVDRAGHLVTWRGDPLPLTRNERELLARLVGPPLVVWSYEQLFAAVWAGAYLGDTAILHSAIKRLRHKLRGLPGGPRVHTVRGVGYRLDPPPPPA
- a CDS encoding amylo-alpha-1,6-glucosidase; translation: MKDLVSILDGNTFLVSDRRGDIEPSFAFPTGLFSFDTRFLSSWVLTLNGERLHALSVDDSESYRTTFFLAPGEPTHYLDAKASVIRSRAIGGSFDEELTVLNHSGEEVDFTVRLEMGSDFADLFEIKHAQEKVGRTTIAVTDNELRLTYRREAFHRETVVRSTVPAQVDASGMTFRVRIDSNSEWTTGLHVSTVVYGARGEDIRATLPYAGSRGGDAIRAEQQKLIDRAPKLGCDCEPLAGAYRRSLNDLAALRYESIALGVRLIAAGLPWFMTLFGRDSIITSLQVLPFLPELIPPTILMLAGLQGHRVDDFRDEEPGKILHELRYGETAGFEEQPHSPYYGSADSTPLFVILIDEYERWTGDTALVKRLEPQVRAALEWIDTYGDLLGTGYLWYRTRNPETGLQNQCWKDSWDAISYADGRMPDFPRATCELQGYAYDAKVRAARLARKVWNDPEYADRLEREAAALKQRFNHDFWIADREYYALALDADGRQVDALTSNIGHLLWSGIVDESRAGKVVDHLLGPRLFSGWGVRTLAEGEGRYNPIGYHVGTVWPFDNSIIAWGLGRYGYRDEAGRICDAMLAASHYFDGRLPEAFAGYARSRTGYPVEYPTACSPQAWSSGTPLLLLRVILGLEPQGEHLIIDPAVPPGMGRVELLDIPGRWGRVDALGRSRGPQDQETDG